In Bosea vestrisii, the following are encoded in one genomic region:
- a CDS encoding TetR/AcrR family transcriptional regulator encodes MKAAKATPPARRASIGAKRNPASQAAILAAARAVLAEEGYAGFSIDAVSRRAGAGKPTIYRWWKNRADLLMEVYAAEKAIIRAVPTDDLAQDLVDHTRALWGFWCGTPSGRTFRALLAEAQSDPEALAVLREKFLPERLRDVRGLFNAAAARGDILAAEVEARLALYLGFNWFYVLTDQLEAGQASIPAAMRLIAASTPR; translated from the coding sequence CTGCGAAAGCCACGCCGCCGGCTCGCCGCGCCTCGATCGGCGCAAAGCGCAATCCGGCCTCGCAGGCCGCGATCCTCGCCGCCGCCCGCGCCGTGCTGGCGGAGGAGGGCTATGCCGGCTTCTCGATCGACGCCGTTTCGCGCCGCGCCGGCGCCGGGAAGCCGACGATCTATCGCTGGTGGAAGAACCGGGCCGACCTGCTGATGGAGGTCTATGCCGCCGAGAAGGCGATCATCCGGGCGGTGCCGACCGATGATCTCGCGCAGGACCTCGTCGATCATACCAGAGCGCTCTGGGGCTTCTGGTGCGGCACCCCGTCGGGACGCACCTTCCGGGCGCTGCTGGCCGAGGCGCAGAGCGATCCCGAGGCGCTGGCGGTGCTGCGCGAGAAGTTCCTGCCCGAACGGTTGCGGGATGTCCGCGGCCTCTTCAACGCCGCCGCGGCGCGCGGCGACATCCTGGCCGCGGAGGTCGAGGCCAGGCTCGCGCTCTATCTCGGCTTCAACTGGTTCTACGTGCTGACCGACCAACTCGAGGCCGGCCAGGCCTCGATTCCGGCCGCGATGCGCCTGATCGCGGCGTCGACGCCGCGCTGA